The stretch of DNA ttacaaCCATTGTTTATTAACAGGCAAAATTTCAATCTGCCTATAATAACCTTTATATATAATCAAGcaacacttattttttaaaaaatttgggaaagggaaattattattaataccGGTGGTATAAAATGACTATTTTACAACTCCCAAACTCTTAATACTATGCGTGTATAAGATTAAGGTAATAAATAGGTGTGCTGCCCCGTTAATAATGTTAGGAACATCACAAAAAGGGGTCCGTAATCATGAAAGCATAATAAAACTTTAGGCTATTTTATGATTGCTGGGGCTTTGCATCATACTAGATGATCTAAAATAATCATTCAAAATAACCTTTATATATAATCAAGcaacacttatttttttaaaaatttgggaaagggaaattattattaataccGGTGGTATAAAATGACTATTTTACAACTCCCAAACTCTTAATACTATGCGTGTATAAGATTAAGGTAATAAATAGGTGTGCTGCCCCGTTAATAATGTTAGGAACATCACAAAAAGGGGTCCGTAATCATGAAAGCATAATAAAACTTTAGGCTATTTTATGATTGCTGGGGCTTTGCATCATACTAGATGATCTAAAATAATCATTCAAAATAACCTTTATATATAATCAAGcaacacttatttttttaaaaatttgggaaagggaaattattattaataccGGTGGTATAAAATGACTATTTTACAACTCCCAAACTCTTAATACTATGCGTGTATAAGATTAAGGTAATAAATAGGTGTGCTGCCCCGTTAATAATGTTAGGAACCTCACAAAAAGGGGTCCGTAATCATGAAAGCATAATAAAACTTTTTGCATCATACTAGATGATCTAAAATaatcattcaaaataaaatagaaaaagaagacAGCATACGCGCCAGGTAGGGGTCGAACCTACGACTTTCTGCTTAGGAAACAGACGCTCTATCCACTGAGCTACAGGCGCtcttgttattatatttttcaactatTTAGTTTTCAATTACGTATCTAGATTTTGTAGAGTTCCCGCCCAATCCATCGACATTTCGAAAAGCAAACTGCAAAGTGCAAAGCAATTCTGAATTGGAAGAGAAATAGCAGGAAGAAGAAGATGTCTGAGGTTCCAATTTCCAACTTCTGCAACGCATTAGCATNNNNNNNNNNNNNNNNNNNNNNNNNNNNNNNNNNNNNNNNNNNNNNNNNNNNNNNNNNNNNNNNNNNNNNNNNNNNNNNNNNNNNNNNNNNNNNNNNNNNNNNNNNNNNNNNNNNNNNNNNNNNNNNNNNNNNNNNNNNNNNNNNNNNNNNNNNNNNNNNNNNNNNNNNNNNNNNNNNNNNNNNNNNNNNNNNNNNNNNNNNNNNNNNNNNNNNNNNNNNNNNNNNNNNNNNNNNNNNNNNNNNNNNNNNNNNNNNNNNNNNNCTTCCGATGCTCTCAAACAATCTATCAACCGCCGACCTATTCCTCTCGGTAAACTTTTCTCTCTCTAATTTCCCTTTCCTACTGCTTAAACCTAAACCGTTTCACTTCGCAACAGATTCTGCGTCTTCGACCTTCATACAATGCCTTAATCGCCGCGTATCCACCGCAACCTCCGATCTCGAAATGCTCGATTCCATGTTCTTCGGTACCGTATCTTTGGAAGAGCTTTTAGGTCACTGCAACGAATTATACAAGAAAAACCAATCCGATCTGATCCAACTCGAAGATCATCTAAAAAGCTACGGTTACGTTCCCGGTAATTATAAAAATTCAGATTATGTTTCCTTTTTCTGATTCTTCGTAATTTTCTGTTCCGTTTAGATTGAAGTTTCTTTCCTTTAATGTGTTAAGTTCCGGATACCGAGGAAGAAGATGATGTTCACGATTTACAAAATCAGGTTTTGGATGATAAATTGGATAGTCCTTCTTCATTTTATGGATCACTCTCCGCCGCCGATTCTAGCTTCAAGAGTTTCGAAGAAGATGCTTTGTATCCTGATCTTATGCTTCTTTTACTTTCTTCCACTAAATTTTACGAGTTTTCATATTCAGGCTTATCTCCAGGTTCCATTTATGTTCAAAATGCAGGCACAggttttacaattttatattgattgacgaaaaataaataaatgaaaagctTTTTCTATGATGAAATACTGGAATTATATTGATGTTAAGTCCCGGataattgcaaataaaaatCACATATGATATGGTTGCATTTTCAATTCACAGTTttgttttttgtatttataGTTTTCTCTGGAAAAGATTAATTGTCAAAGTTCATTAACTGGTTTGATTGATTATTGTACTTGAAAAATCTGTTGCGTTGCGTCCTTTAATTCTCTTCAGATTTGATGAATCTTTGAGTTTGAAAAAGCTTGGGCTATCAGATGCATGTCTAGCCACGTTAGCATCTGAAGGTTAGTGAAATATACCTATTGCCTCCACAGGCATGCTTTGTTACTTGTGAGGATTCCATTTTTATGCTTCTATTTGGTTGCAAGATTATTCTTTTACTTGGAAACATTTTTCCATTTTACCCGATGACTTTTAATTTTTAGGCTGTGTTATGTTCTGTTGTGTGACTTTTGCCTATATCGTTTTTTGGTACTTTGAGTGTTTTTGTGGCCACTTGTTACATTGTTGATTGCATAAAACTAGCCTTAGCTTCTCAAATTAATTCTATTGTCCTAATTTCATTTCTTTAATTATCTTTCTTTATCCATGGTTGCAGGTGATGCATCTTCATATGAACTTGAGAAGTAAGTTAAACTTTGTGGATATCATTTGTTGTTGAGGGACTTTCTGCATTTCTATAATCAATTCGTGCTTGATTCTAACTCCCAAGTTATGAGTGAATAGAGTTCCTAATTTAGAGGCAGACAAGGAAAGTTTAAAGTCAGCTGAAGGTCCCAGCTTCACTTTAAAGGTATTAAAGAGCGAATATGAATGTCTTCCGTCCTATATGAAGGGTCTAGCATCATGGGAGGTGAGGTTTTTTATGGCTTTCAGTATTATACGTGTTTATCTATCAAAGGGGTGTTAGGTCTTCATAAGCACattctatttttatcaataactaTAAAAACGTCAagttatttcctattttcaaatAATGATACAACTAGCAGCATTTCTGCTGGTTTAACAGTTTCTTGTGCAAATATTCAAAAACCAAAGAAAAGTAAACACAAGATGTAATTGTTATGATTGTTAATGgaaatggaaaataaaaatagaagtaTTTCCTTAAACTAAACAGTCCTAACAATCCATAACAACAACTGTAAGTTATATGTAAAAGCCAAAGGGCTGAACTTTAACAGATGCACACTACTCAATAATCATGCTGAAGTTTTTGGATATCAGCATAATGTATCATAGGCATATTGTTGGTGCTTTTGTCAGAAAGTAGTGCTTCTAAGATGGACTTGCGTGCCTAATCTATGGCATTCCCCTTGGTTAAGCTTCAATATATAAACCAGAGAATATTTATCTTGACATTTATGTGCGCATTAGAAATTTGTTAGCCAGTTAGCCTATTAAATTCttcaatttttggttttttttgtttgatttggcTTCCTAGGATCTACTTGTAGCTGTTGACAAGATTAATTCAAGCCTAAGCAAGAAGACTAATGGATGCAACTTCTTCCGTCAAGATGATATTTCTTCATTTGAATTAGGTAGTCAAATTgctcttttcttttttcctgATTCGACCATTGCAAAATAACAATATGCTGCTGGTGATTTATTCCATTTGCAATTGGGAGTTTTATTATTTCAAGTAACTTACCATTCATATACATTAGTCACTCCACAGAAGCTAACTtttttgaaaatagtttatGCTTCTGAATTTGGGCCCCAGACTTACCAGTTACCGCCAACTGTTTTATTAATGATGATGTCTGTTATTTCAGGACCTAAAGCAAGATCATATTTGCTGCTTTTAGTGCGCATGAACCTTATGGTTGTTGAAACGATTGATGGACTATTATCATACAGAATACTGTAGATATGAGATGCAATGGTAACTTATATTCCAAGAAACATGGACACGGCAGATGAACACAACACATAACAAAGTATAGTCTGATTGTTTGAAGTGTTCAATCATTTTGGatctttaaaatatgttttcttCCTTCTGCTTTTAACGTTGAAAGTAGAATATCTAAATTGTTATTTGGTATTGGCAATGGTTGTACTTGCTGATGCTAGATCAggttatataatatttttttccagGGAGGACTGCCACTGTGTCACGAGGGATGCATGCGCTCCCTGAGAAAAGAAGGGGAAAGAAAATGGACAATGATATCATGAGTCTTAAACCTTTAAATTTGGATGTGCATTAGAACTACTAGTTCTTAAGAAGAAAATGGTTTTACAATACACAACATTTGTAGGCGTTTTCGCTAGCATAGCTTACACTTATTATTGAATTGGATTTTCTCTATCATCGCATGGCTTCATACTCTATCATTCACATAATTCTTAtctttgtttattatttttcttgattgagaggaaagagagaaaaaagtaTCCAAA from Cicer arietinum cultivar CDC Frontier isolate Library 1 chromosome 3, Cicar.CDCFrontier_v2.0, whole genome shotgun sequence encodes:
- the LOC101489606 gene encoding uncharacterized protein, yielding MLDSMFFGTVSLEELLGHCNELYKKNQSDLIQLEDHLKSYGYVPVPDTEEEDDVHDLQNQVLDDKLDSPSSFYGSLSAADSSFKSFEEDALFDESLSLKKLGLSDACLATLASEGDASSYELEKVPNLEADKESLKSAEGPSFTLKVLKSEYECLPSYMKGLASWEDLLVAVDKINSSLSKKTNGCNFFRQDDISSFELGPKARSYLLLLVRMNLMVVETIDGLLSYRIL